The Novosphingobium aromaticivorans DSM 12444 genome segment ATTGCAGGACATTGCCGTGCTGCCGGATCCGCCGGCGCGATCGGACCCGCCTGAGGACTTTATCGCAAAGGCTGACGCGCTGCTTTCCAGCCTTCCTGCCTTTGTCGACCAGCTCAATATCCTCGCAACTCAGCTCGAAGCCACGGCCGCCCTGATCAACGTCGCGCCGGCCTATGCGGACGCCGGGCTGCGGGCGCTGACGGGCAAGACGCCGGCGGCCAACAAGCTGCCGTACTATACCGGTACTGCAGCGTCGGCACTTGCCGATTTCACCGCGGCGGCGCGGTCGTTCCTCGCCGCAGCCGACGCTTCCGCGCAGCTGGATGCCCTTGGGGTATCGGCCTTCATGAAGAGCCTGCTCAACGACGCTGATGCGGCCGCTGCGCAGGATACCCTGGAGTTGGTGCCCGGGACTGATGTCCAGGCCTTTGACGCGGATCTTGCCGCGATCGCGGCGCTTGCAACGACGGCATTCGGGAGGTCGGTGCTGACGATCGCGGACGGTGCCGGCGGGCGAACGTTGTTCGGCAGCAACGGGTCGCTGGGGTATGGTTCCAACGCCAGCGGAAAATACTTCTCCGTGCCGATCCAGGACCGCACCTACTACCTTCAGATCATGACGGGTTCCACGCCCTCCAATGGGTGGAGTTCGGCGATCAATCTTCCTGTGGCCTTTACCACCGAGGGTTGGATCGTTGCGGGGGCCAATTCGCTCAACACGGGGGCGACCGAGGGCAACAAGATCGCGGCCGACCTGGTTGGGCTCGACAAATTCAAGGTTGGTTCGGACGACTCACCGACCGACTACACCTGCATCGCCTGGGGTTATTGATCCATGCCTGTACCTGAAATTTCGGCTTTGCCGACTGCGCCGTCGCGCCTCGATGAACCGGGGGCATTCGTCGCAAGGGCAGATGAGTTCCTTGGTGCCCTTTCGCCGTTCGGGATGCAGGCGAACGATCTGGCGACATGGATGGATACCACTGCCGCAGCTGTCAGCAGTGACAAGAGCCTGGTCTTGAGCACTGCCGAAGCGGTGGGTACCATTGCAGGTCAAGTTGCCGAGAACGCGGCCTTGGTTGCCGAAGTACTGGCGGCTATGGGCCGCTTCTATGCCACGCGATCCAGCGGTGTAGCGGCGACATCGGTCGGTGAACTGTTCACGTCAAACGAGGGCGGGACACTGGCGGTCTATCAGCGGACCGCCACAACGCCGTTCTATTCCACGATTAGCGTCGTGGGCTATGCGGGCGGAATCGGTTCGTCGCTACTGACAATGGCATCCGCGCGACTACTGGGCCGTACGACGGGCTCAACTGGTCCGATCGAGGAGCTTTCGGCGGCGGGATTGCTTTCGCTGTCCGGCGGAACGCTACGCGGTTTACACGCTGCGCACGGTCTCTTCGGCAAGGGCGTCACTGGTGAATATGTCTCACCGCAAATCAACAACGCCGCCCCAACGACGGTAACTCTCACGACGGGCGGGATTCACTATACCCCGTTGCGCGTCATGCGGGACTTAGCCTTCGATCGCCTCGAAGTTGAAGTAACCTCCAATCCGGCCGCTGGCACGACTATTCACCTGGCAATCTATCCCGACAACGGTGGCGTGCCGGACGGCTCCACTGCGCTTGCGCGCACCGCGTCCCCGATTGATGCCGTCGGAATTGCGATAAAGAATACTGGCAGTGAAGTTGCTGGCGCGTTGGCCAAAGGGCAGACTTACTGGCTTGCCATATCGGTGAGCGCAACCACCGTTCTGCGCGCGGCCGCTGTCGGGGCGATGCCCATTATCGGCTACCCCTCCTCGTCTTTTACGGGCTGTAGCTGGCTTTCCTCGACCTTCACGCACGCTCAGCTTCCGTCGACTTGTCTCACCACAGCGCTTGGTACTGCTGGCGGACTGACGCCGCTTGTCCGTGCCCGCATTGCATAAGGAACTAGTATGCCGACCGCTGAGGAATGGGCAGTGCAAGCCCAGGCCAGTGCAATTGCTGCGTCGAGTGCCGCGTCCGGGCTCGCTGCAACGCTGGCGTTGGTAGATGACCGGAAGGAAGCGGTCGTAAACATGGCCGACTCTGTAGAGTCGTCTGCCTTGCTGGCTACAACGCAAGCCAGCACAGCGACGGCGCAAGCTGCCCTCGCAATTGGGGCTGCTACGAATTTGCAGGCGGAAGCTATTGGGGCGAGGCAGGGTGGCACAGTTGCCGACACCGGCAAGCAGGTGTTGTCGCTCGTCGGGATAGACGGCGGCACCTCCAACCTGACGGCCACGTTTGCCCGTTGGGCCCGGTTCCGCGATGCAGGCTCGGTCGACGACGAAACGACTATCAAGACTGGATCGATCGTATCGGGCATCGCCCTGACCGCCGTTGTCCTTGCGACGGCAGCAAAGGCGCGCGGCAGGGTTTGGCGGCGGCCACTGTCGAGCGGTTCGCTGAATGCGGCACCGGGCTCCGCGCCAGACGACGTCCTCCTTCGGGATACCGGAATTGTCGCGATCGCCGACGATCTCCTGACGATGGTCGGTTTGTCGCAGATCTACCTCAACATCCCGGTCACCAAGTTTGAAGTGCTTGCCGGCTACGCCTACGGCTTCGACTTCGAGATCTACGACGCTTCGAATACGCTGCTCACCGCTACGGCGAGATACACCACAACGGCCGCGCTCGCGCAGCGTCACGCCGGGTTCTATTATGCGACCACGGGGGCGGGCAGCTTCACGGCGCAGACGACGACGCGCCCGATCCGGATGGGCTATTCCACGCCGAGTATCACTTCCAACCTGACCGACCTCGAGAAAAAGGCCGAGCGCAAGCTGGCGGCGACGGCGAACTCGAGCAAGTTGACGGATCTCGAGCGCTTGGCGATCTCGCGCCAGGGCGCCTGGTCCGGGCCGAACAAGATCATTCGGCCGAACTACCCCTCCTATCGGCACGGCCTGGCGCGCCTCGGGCTTACCGATGGTGCATATGGCGTCGACTATGGTCCGCGCATTGCGCTGGCGGACATGACTGAAATGACGGCGGTTACCGGCGTGAACCTCGGGAGCTCGGGGCAAATTCGCTTCGAGAGCGGCAGTGCGAACAGCCCCAAGGGAGCGGTCTATTCCGGCCTCAAGCAGGTGGGCTCGCGCGGGATCTACCAGCCTACCGCCAACTGGGCCCGGCTGTTCCTGACCGACTGCTACATGAACGGGCAGACTACGGTCGGCAAGCCGGTGGACATCCAGCAGGTGGGGGACAGCGGGGTGACCAAGTTCCCCTATGTCGAACTCGAGTATTGCGACTTCCGCTATTTCTCGGCCGGCATGGGCAACCTCTACAACGGGGCGATCCGCAAGAGCCTGATCCTGCACAGCGGTGCCAACACGCTCCAGATCCAGCAAGAATATGACAACGGCTGCGCCCTTATCCTGGAACAAAACCTGTTCATGTTCGCCAGCACCATCGAAGCCGGCGCCATTTCATCCAGCCACGGCGATGTGCTGGAAATGAACATGGCCCGCAACGCATCGTGTGTCGGCAACGTCTATTACATGCCGTCGACCGGGACGACCTACGATCCCGGCTCCTATGGCTCAACCAACTGCATCAGGCATTCTGCTCAGTCGTCGGCGCCGATCAGCAACGTCTATCACCTGGGCGAGCTGATCGTCGGCGGCAACAGCCCGGTGGGCATGAACATGCGCGGCGGGACCATCCTGAACATGCTGTTCGCCTTCAACAAGTACGGGGGCACCGAATACAGTTCGGTCAACAGCTACATCGCTATGACCGGTCCGCAGACGGGCGATACCGGCATCACGACCGATTGGTGCAACCTTGCGTTCTTCGACGAATATCGCGTCGATGGCACGCCGATGCCAATTGGCGGCGGCACTCCGGGTACGGTCAACAACGCAGTGCCAGCTACCTATTATGCGCGGCCTGCGAACGCCTACCGAACGAACGAAGAGAAATGGGGCATATTCAACTGGGATAAGGCGCGCGCGACGCCCAAGTTCATCGAGGCGCTGCAGCTTCTGGGGCTGGCGACGGGGCGGACGATCCTCGACAGCAATAACGATTTGAACGCTGAATATGCCCTCGGCGCTCTGAAGGCCACGCTGTGAACTCAGGTGACACCGGCAACGCCGCACAGGTCCGCCTGATCGCGGAGCAGGTAGCCGAGGCTGCCGTCATCAAGTTCGCAGCGGAGCATCCGGAATTGCGCAAGGCAGAGATCCCGCCACCTATCAAATGGGCAGGAGTCATCATCTCCGCGCTCTTCACCACTGGGGTCGCAGGGTCGGCTTTCTGGATCGTCTCATCGGTCAGCGAAATGCAGGTGACGCTAGCCCGCATGGATGAGCGCCAGGCGCTGCTGACGACCTCTCAGGACAAGAACTACAGCGAGATCGAGCGCCGGGTAACGGTGCTTGAAGGCTACCACAAGCAGGGAGGCGGCCAGTGACCATCGAAGCCATGATCGAGAACACGATCGGCAAGGAGGGGGGCTACAACAACCACCCGGCCGATAAGGGTGGGCCGACGAAATGGGGCATCACCGAGCGGGTCGCGCGCAAGTACGGCTATGCCGGGGACATGCGCGACCTTCCCCGCGAGAAGGCTGTTGCGATCTACCGGCAGGCCTATGCGATCGAGCCGGGCTTCGCGGCCGTCGCGGAGATCATGCCCAGCGTCGGGGAAGAACTGTTCGATACCGGCGTCAACATGGGGCCGGCCGTTCCCGCGATCTGGTTGCAGGAGTGGCTCAACGCCTTCAACGGCGGCGGGGCGCTCTATCCCGACATCAAGGAAGACGGCGATATCGGCCCTGCTACGCTGGCGGCACTGAGGGCGTTCAAGGCGGCTCGCGGGCCCGAGGCTGAAACGGTGCTGCTCCGTGCGCTGAATTGCAGCCAGGGCGAGCGATACAAGGTGCTGTCGCGGAACCGGGCTGCGAACGAGGCCTTTACGTGGGGCTGGCTGCGGACGCGCGTCGCATGAACCGCGTTCCCCATATTCGCATCGTCGTCGGCGCGAGCCTGCTCGCCGTTCTTGGCTACTTCGGCTTCTCGGTCTGGGTCTTTGGCTGGACCGCCGACGCGGCTCTTCGAGGAGACGTTGTCGGGACATGGAAGTCCTTCGCGACGCTGGCGTTCGGCTTCTGGCTGGGTTCGTCGAGCGCCGGGAAGGCTAAGGACGGCGACCCGGCACCGGTGACAGTGGTCAACCCGCCGGACGCTCCGGTGCCTGTGGAGGCGCAGTCGTGATACCGCTACTGATCCGCTACCACCGCCCCCTGATCGCCGTGGCGCTGCTCCTCGCGCTCATGTGGGCGCTCAACCGCTACGTGGCCGATGCCGTGCATGACGACCGCGTGGAGACGCGCAACGCTGCGTTGGAGGCCGACAGTAAGGCTGATGACCGTGCCGGTGTTGTGGCGGCATCCGAACAGGCGAAAACCGAAAAGGAGAACAACGATGCTCGGGAAGCTGCAGCTCGCTCTGATGATCCCCTTGGCGACGGTTTGCGTAGCCTGCGGAACGCGCGTCGAGACCCCTAAGCCGCCGCGCGCGCTGCTCGATTGCGCCGAAGAGGCGACGCCTCCCAACCTCGCGCCGGTCCCGTGGTCGCTCGGCAACCTGACCGAGATCCAGCGGGTGCAGGCCGAGCGCGATCGGCAGACGTTCGAGTATATCCTGGCCGAACGGTCGGCGGGTGGGGACTGTCGGGGGAAGTTGAAGGGGGTGAAAGCTTGGGCGGGGGCTTTGCCCCGGTAGCTGTTGCCTACCTGATCGGGGGAACTATCACGGTCCGAGCCGGTATGCCGTCGGAGTCGACCGCAAGGAGTATCCCCGCTTGAATTCCCGCCCACCCAGGACCGCCTCCGGAACTATCGCCAAGTTTCCATTCGGCCGTCAGCCCGGCCACGACGCCGGCACGGATGGCGACGTCTTCGTCGACGCTGTCGATGGGCTCGATACGAACGACGGCCTGAGCCCGGAAACAGCGGTGCGCACGATCGAGCGCGGTCGGCAGATCATCTGCGCGATGGAAGGCGATCGCACCATGCGGATCATGGGAGACGGGGTGAAGTACCGCGAAGCGGTGACGACAAACTCCTACAACCCGTTTCCAAATCCCAAGCTCACCAGCCTGACCGTGAAAGGCTACGGCACGGACCTGCCATGGGTGTCGGGCGCTGAGATCGTACGTGGATTTGCGCCGTGCTCCGAAGAAGACGCTGCTATCCTGGGGAAAAACTGGCGCAACGTATTCAAGGCGACGTTTCCGGCAGACCTCATTACCGGGCACAAATCCTACTGGCGGATGATGACCACCGAGAACGGTGTGCCGCTCAAGCTTGCGCAAGTGCGCGGCAACGAGAAAGTCCCGGCGTTCTTTCTCGACAGCGTTCTCACGATGATGAGTTCGGCCACTGATCCTACGATTTCGGCGGCGCTTAACGCCGAGAACCAAATTGCGACGATTAGGCATGACGCGCTGCTGCCGAAATATACTGACCGCCAACTGGAGCAGGCGGTGGCGGCCGTCCACGTGTTCCCCAATTTCGTGCGCGCGCTTCGCGTCGAATCCGTTTCCGATTCAGTCCTTCACATCGAGCCGAACACCTTCCACTTCGGCGGATCGAAGGAGTATCACTACAACCTGCTGAACCTCGCCGCCGAGATCGAGAAGGGCGGCTGGGCCTATCGCCTGGAGGGCGGTCGCATCACTCTTTACGTCTGGCCGCGAGATCCCCGGAACCTCAAATCAGGCATCGAGGTCGCTGCGCGTAAGTTCGCCTGGAAGCATTCGAACAATACCCGGGCCGTTCACTTCGAGAATATCGGCTTCGAGATGTGCGCGAACGACCGCGCCGCTGCGGACGGCATCCTGCTGAACCTGAACTACGGGGACAACATTACCGTCAGCCAGTGCCATTTCCGGCTCCTGTCGGGCGAGCAGAACCAGATGCTCTACGTGAAGTGGGGCAACAACATCCGGGTGGAATACTGTTCGTTCGAGCTGGGCCAGGGCACCTATGGCTGCAACATGGACGGCCCTTCGGCGAAGATGGCGACGGGCAACCGGCTGGTGAACTGCTTCTTCTCGGACCTGTCATTCACGCCGAGCCGGCACCAGAAGCAATCGCTGATGGCGGTTGCGAACAACTACATTCGCCGCACCAGCGCAGCGGGACACGCCAACACCAACGATTTCAAGGGCGGCTGCGACCGATGCCTGTGCCTCGGGTTGGTGACCGATATGTCCGAGCAAGGTCGGCCATATCAGGGTTACGCCACAAATCAGGGCTCGAGCCGTATTCTCTATCTCCATTCCATCCTGCCGACGAACAGCGATGGCCGCGCCTACATGGACCAGACGACGTCGCGCGACGTTCTCCCCCACGCTGGCGGCGACAATGCACTGATCAACTGCTGGGTTCCGCACGAGCGTGACGGGAAGTGGACGACCTTCGGCGCAATCATGGTCGGCCGCACGCTTCCCGCGTCAAACTGGTTGGTGCTGAATTGCATCGCACCAACGATCGTCGCGGCAGGTGGCTACGTGTTCCGGCGCAACAACCTGCTCACCGACGCGAAGGCCAAGGCCGCCGATGCGAGTGAGACCGTCCTTGAATACCGCGCTGTCTACAGCGACCCCGACAACCGCAACTGGGCGGCGAAGTCCGGCAGTCCGCTGGACTGCAAGAAGGGCTACCCCGTTGCGGCGATACTCGAGCAATGGGAAGAGTTGTTTCCGGACGTCGATTTCCGCCATGACCCCTGGGGACGGGCGTGGGACCCGATGAACCCGGGGATCGGACCGTGGGGGAGGCCTTGGGCGCTGTGAGCGCGGCTAGGCCGCGCTCGGGGAGACGCGCCGTAGCAGCTCGTTGACGATCTTCTTCAGCTTCCGCCAGGCGCGGTCTGGCCGGCGTACCAGCTTCATGAATAGATGCCATGTGTCCCGCAGGTCGCCGTACTTGTTGATCGGTACCGAAAGGGTCGCCGGGTCCGTCAGGTGTGCGAGAGCGGGAAGGAAGCCGGGCTTCAGGCGGAAGCTTGGCGCCATCGAGAGCATGCGGGTGAACTGCCGCCGAGAGATCAGGGGGCCGACGTCCTTGGTCCCGTCGCCGGAAGTGCCCTGTCCGAAGGCCCATGGGCCAACACGCAGCTCAAGATAGGCGAGGTCGAGGATCTGATATGAATCCAAGCCCTCCGGAAGTTCCTCCAGCCACGCAAGGACCTGATCCAGCAGAACAGGGTGCTTTGGCAGTTTCATCTGCCCCACAAGGAAGTCGGCGTCGATCTTGGTGTCAGGGCTGAGGCCCTTGGGCCAGAAGAAGCCGCGGCCGACTTCACCTGCAACGCCGCCGATGAGGTAGTGGCCGGCCAGTGGCGCCATGGTGGGGTAGTAGAGCGCATTCATGCCTGATTGCGCGTGACCCGCGCCTCTCCGCCATGCTTCGATCTGCTCGTCGCTCGCCTTCGCGCACGGCAGGATGCGGTGCTGGATGCCGGTGATCTTCACCAGCCTCTTCGCCAGATGGATGTCCAGTTCCGCACCCGGAACGCCCGCCGTCACGAACTGGACGCTGCCCCGCGAGGTGCGGTTGCATGCCAGGAGTGCGCGGGATTCATTGCCACCGGTGAGGCCTTGCGCTGTCGGCCCGGAGCGCACCAGTGCGGTGATTACCCGGTCAATCTCGTCGGCCATTTCCCTCAGCAGGCCCTCGGGGTCTGCCTGGTACGCAGGAAGAGCAACAGGCCAGAAGCGATCGATGGTGCGGTCGGTCAGGCACAAGCGGTGATTTGGGAGAAGCCGGTTGATGCCGGAATGCGCGGTCAGGCCGGCGGTGAACCATCCGTCTCGCTCGGCATCGAAAGCGGCAACGAGCGACCGATCCATTCGAGCGTCGTAATCGTCGCCAAGGATTGCCTCGACCGACGACGCTGCCGTTTCCGTGGCATGTTCGTAAACGAGGCCGATTTGCGCGGCCGCATCGGGGTAGATGTATTCCTTGCCGCCGACCGCGACGAACAAGAGGAAACTGCCGCTCAGACTGTCCAGAACCGCCTTGGCAATCTGGTCCGCTGCCAACTCGCAATCGAGTTGCAGCTCGGAGCTGAGGACGCTGGCCTCGTCGATGTGAATAGGGAAGCCGATCAGGAACCCGACGTCCTGCCCGCCAGCGGAAACGCGAACGACGTGGTAGAGGGGGTGCACCCACACGTCCCAGGCATTGCCTAGTCCGCAATGGACCATGCGAGGGTCGGGGGAGGCTATACCCTTACCAACGATATAGCCCGGCAGTGTGTGACTCAACGTAACCCCCTGATACTGGATCACCTTTCGGTATAGCCGCCTCGGCTACCAGATCAAATCACGTTAAGCTTGTTAAGCCAGCATCCTTCTCTTGGATGTTCCCACTCCCTTTCCCTTGCAGAATCATCCCCGTTCCGCTTCCGTTCCGGGAATGGCAAAGAAGTCCGCCTTCATCCCGACGTGGGTCCGCACACTGGATGCGATGATCGAGGCTGACGCGCTGATCAGGGTTCACTGTGAGCAGTGCAATGCGTGGCAGGACATTGATTTGGTGGCGCTGCGGGAGAAGGTCGGCGGCGCCTATTCGCTGCTGAATCGTCGGTGCCGTTGTCGGCTGACCGAGGGGTGCGGTGGCTGGAACCGGTTCCTGTATCGTGGCGGGGTCATGCGCGATCTGGCCGAACCAGATGTGCGCGATAGGTGGTTGCAGGAGAGTATACGGAAGGGCCTAGAGGGGCGGAGCAACGAGGCCAATCAGTGCTCGCAGTGACAACAAATTCAAGCGAACTTGTTTTACAGCCAACGGCTAAGTGATTGAAATGAAAGCGGGCAAATTCTGGCGATTTTACAGCATGATTGGCCGATTTGCGTGCGTTTCGCAGAGCTTGGAAGGCTAGGGCTTTACCACTAAGCTATACCCGCCCGGACCTTGCGGCCTCGCGCAGAGGGCGCTTGCCACGGACTGCGGCGCTTCGTCAACCTCGGATCGGTCTGGTGTGGCATGGACACTGTTGACTGACAGCGGAAAAGATATATCTTAGAAATAACATATTGACTCAGGAAAGCGATTCCCATGCCTGCAAGCCGCGCCGTCGTGCCCACCGCCCATGCCAGCCGTTACCTCCAGCAGCTTTGCAAGCACTGGGGGCACAAGTTCGAAGTTTCGTTCGATCCCGCGCAGGGCCGGGTGAAGCTGCCGTTCGGTCCGGTCGACCTTCTGGCCGATGACGTTGCGCTGACGGTGACCTGCACCATCGAGGGTGACGGCGATCTTGCACGTATGCAGCAGGTCGTCGCGGATCACCTCAACCGCTTCGCGCACCGCGAGGGCGAACTGGCCTTTGCCTGGCAGCCTCTCGCCTGAGGTTGCATTCACAGCGCTTATCATCCGCGATAAAAACCATTCCTTTGTCGTGGCCGTAGGGCAGGGCTAGGCCATCGCTCAACTCCGGGAGATGAACGATGCGCCTTGCGACCCTGAAGAATGGAACTCCCGACGGCCGGCTGGTCGTCGTCTCGCCTGACGCGACGGCCTGCGCCCCGGCGCCCATTGCCACGCTCCAGCAAGCGATCGAGCAGTGGGACGCTGTCGCTCCTGCACTGGCGGTCATCACGGATTTCCGCGAGCCGCTGGATCCACAAGCGGTCGCCGCGCCGCTTCCCCGCGCTTGGCAATGGCTCGACGGGTCGGCCTTCAAGAGCCACGGCGATCTCATGGACGCGGTATTGGGCATTACCAAACCCAAGACCGAAGTGCCGCTGATGTACCAAGGCATGTCCGACACATTTCTTCCGCCGATCAGCGAGGCGCGTTTCCCGTCGGAGGATCTGGGCATCGATTTTGAAGGCGAGTTCGGTGTGATCGTCGATGCCGTGCCGATGGGCGCCTCGGCCGAGCAGGCGATGAAGCACATCCGTCTCGTCGTGCAGATCAACGACTGGTCCCTGCGCAGCCTTGCCGGGCCGGAGATGAAGACCGGCTTCGGCTGGGTCCAGGCCAAGCCGGCCTGCGGGATGGCCCCGTTTGCGGTGACGCCGGACGAACTGGGCGATGGCTGGCGCGACGGGCGGGTCTGTCTTGACCTGCTGGTCGACTGGAATGGCAAGCGCTTCGGCGCCGCGAATGGCGGGTCGATGGAGTTTGGCTTCCACGAACTCGTTGCTCACGCCGCGCGGACACGGGACCTCGTTGCCGGCACGGTCATCGGGTCGGGCACCGTCTCCAATACCAATTTTCGCGAGATCGGTTCGTCCTGCATCGCCGAGCGACGGGGGATCGAAGTGCTGGATCTAGGCGAAGCTAGGACGCCCTTCATGGCGTTCGGCGATGTGGTCCGGATGGAAGCGGTGGATGGTTCCGGTCGGGCGCC includes the following:
- a CDS encoding glycoside hydrolase family 108 protein, with amino-acid sequence MTIEAMIENTIGKEGGYNNHPADKGGPTKWGITERVARKYGYAGDMRDLPREKAVAIYRQAYAIEPGFAAVAEIMPSVGEELFDTGVNMGPAVPAIWLQEWLNAFNGGGALYPDIKEDGDIGPATLAALRAFKAARGPEAETVLLRALNCSQGERYKVLSRNRAANEAFTWGWLRTRVA
- a CDS encoding fumarylacetoacetate hydrolase family protein, producing the protein MRLATLKNGTPDGRLVVVSPDATACAPAPIATLQQAIEQWDAVAPALAVITDFREPLDPQAVAAPLPRAWQWLDGSAFKSHGDLMDAVLGITKPKTEVPLMYQGMSDTFLPPISEARFPSEDLGIDFEGEFGVIVDAVPMGASAEQAMKHIRLVVQINDWSLRSLAGPEMKTGFGWVQAKPACGMAPFAVTPDELGDGWRDGRVCLDLLVDWNGKRFGAANGGSMEFGFHELVAHAARTRDLVAGTVIGSGTVSNTNFREIGSSCIAERRGIEVLDLGEARTPFMAFGDVVRMEAVDGSGRAPFGMLEQKAVPA
- a CDS encoding DUF2218 domain-containing protein, with translation MPASRAVVPTAHASRYLQQLCKHWGHKFEVSFDPAQGRVKLPFGPVDLLADDVALTVTCTIEGDGDLARMQQVVADHLNRFAHREGELAFAWQPLA